The Afipia massiliensis genome has a segment encoding these proteins:
- a CDS encoding SDR family NAD(P)-dependent oxidoreductase: protein MTKGHKKVALVTGAARGIGLAAAKRFLADGWHVALLDIEKDLLAQTFKTLAAPDTTLSIHCDVSDADAVAAAFRQVVQHFGRLDALINNAGIAIFKPLLETTQADWDRVLAVNLTGPFLCTQAAAPLMRENGGGAIVNITSISALRASTLRTAYGTSKAGLAHLTKQFAVELATLGIRVNAVAPGPVDTAMAKAVHTPAIRADYHDTIPLNRYGLEEELAEAIFFLCSDRASYITGQMLSVDGGFEATGIGLPTLRGEGRNG from the coding sequence ATGACCAAGGGACACAAGAAGGTCGCGCTGGTGACCGGCGCCGCGCGGGGCATCGGACTGGCCGCGGCGAAGCGATTTCTGGCCGACGGCTGGCATGTCGCACTGCTCGACATCGAAAAGGACCTGCTCGCGCAGACCTTCAAGACGCTCGCCGCACCCGACACGACGCTGTCGATCCATTGCGACGTCTCTGACGCCGACGCCGTCGCCGCCGCTTTCAGGCAGGTGGTCCAGCATTTCGGGCGGCTCGACGCACTGATCAACAATGCCGGTATCGCGATCTTCAAACCGCTGCTCGAAACCACGCAAGCCGACTGGGACCGCGTGCTGGCGGTGAACCTGACCGGGCCGTTTCTCTGCACCCAGGCGGCGGCGCCGCTGATGCGCGAGAACGGCGGCGGCGCCATCGTGAACATCACCTCGATTTCGGCGCTTCGCGCCTCGACGCTGCGCACCGCATACGGGACCAGCAAGGCCGGCCTCGCACACCTGACTAAACAGTTCGCCGTCGAACTCGCAACACTCGGCATTCGCGTTAACGCGGTCGCGCCCGGCCCGGTCGATACCGCGATGGCCAAAGCGGTTCATACGCCCGCGATCCGCGCCGACTATCACGACACCATCCCGCTCAATCGCTACGGACTCGAGGAAGAACTCGCCGAGGCGATCTTCTTCCTGTGCAGCGACCGCGCCAGCTACATCACCGGACAGATGCTGTCGGTGGACGGCGGGTTCGAGGCGACCGGAATCGGTCTGCCGACGCTGCGCGGCGAAGGCCGCAACGGCTGA
- a CDS encoding DoxX family protein: MNELVPISPTALWTGRILSGLVVLFLLFDGAIKLIALDIVIETSRQLGIPTDLAVTLGVLTLAGTLLYAYPKTSVLGAILLTGYLGGAIYVHVRAGSPLFSHTLFGVYLGILLWAGLYLRDERLRLIFPWRR, encoded by the coding sequence ATGAATGAACTAGTTCCGATTTCGCCGACCGCGCTATGGACCGGCCGCATCCTCAGCGGTCTGGTCGTCCTGTTCCTGCTGTTCGACGGTGCCATCAAGCTGATCGCGCTCGATATCGTGATCGAGACGTCGCGTCAGCTCGGCATCCCGACCGATCTCGCGGTTACCCTCGGCGTGCTGACGCTGGCCGGCACGCTGCTCTACGCCTATCCCAAGACCTCGGTGCTCGGCGCCATCCTGCTGACCGGCTACCTCGGCGGCGCGATCTACGTGCATGTCCGCGCCGGAAGCCCGCTGTTCAGCCACACGCTGTTCGGCGTCTACCTCGGCATCCTGCTCTGGGCCGGGCTGTATCTGCGCGATGAGCGGCTGCGTCTGATCTTTCCCTGGCGTCGCTGA
- a CDS encoding cell division protein FtsX, with amino-acid sequence MIDDRKIMMDLGDSKSEVAASARNLSPIVPRGSIAGRALIAVVAIMTYLASMTTGAVLLVRSSAAQWQSDVSSELTIQLRPSPGRDIERDIRSVTEATRTLPGILEVRPFSKDESAKLLEPWLGTGLSLNDLPVPRVIVVRIAPGATPDLAAMRRSVAQAAPSATIDDHRAWIERMRSMTGAIVLAGTGILILVIVATVISVSFATRGAMAANRPIVEVLHFVGAQDRYIANRFLRHFLRLGLEGGLIGGLAAMLTFGFSESIASWFSGTPVGDQFAALLGTFALPASGYLVLAAQTLLIAAVTAWASRRTLFATLEEID; translated from the coding sequence ATGATTGATGACCGCAAGATCATGATGGATCTGGGCGACAGCAAGTCGGAAGTCGCGGCGAGTGCGCGAAACCTGTCGCCGATCGTTCCGCGCGGCTCGATCGCCGGGCGCGCGCTGATCGCGGTCGTGGCCATCATGACGTATCTCGCCTCGATGACGACCGGCGCGGTGCTGCTGGTGCGGTCGTCGGCGGCCCAATGGCAATCCGACGTGTCCAGCGAATTGACGATCCAACTGCGACCTTCGCCGGGGCGCGACATCGAGCGTGACATTCGTAGCGTCACCGAGGCCACGCGGACGCTGCCCGGTATTTTGGAAGTGCGCCCCTTCAGCAAGGACGAGTCGGCCAAACTTCTTGAGCCGTGGCTGGGCACCGGATTGTCGCTCAACGACCTGCCCGTTCCACGCGTCATCGTCGTGCGCATCGCGCCGGGGGCGACGCCGGATCTCGCGGCCATGCGCCGCAGCGTCGCACAGGCGGCTCCATCCGCAACCATCGACGATCATCGCGCCTGGATCGAGCGGATGCGCTCGATGACCGGGGCCATCGTGCTGGCGGGCACCGGCATTCTGATCCTCGTGATCGTGGCGACGGTGATCTCGGTGTCGTTCGCGACGCGCGGCGCAATGGCCGCCAACCGGCCAATCGTAGAGGTGCTGCATTTCGTCGGCGCGCAGGACCGCTATATCGCCAACCGCTTCCTGCGCCATTTTCTGCGGCTGGGCCTGGAGGGCGGCCTGATCGGCGGGCTGGCCGCGATGCTGACATTCGGCTTTTCGGAATCGATCGCGAGCTGGTTCTCCGGCACGCCGGTCGGCGATCAGTTTGCCGCACTGCTCGGGACATTCGCGCTGCCGGCTTCCGGCTATCTGGTGCTTGCCGCCCAGACCCTCCTGATTGCCGCGGTGACCGCGTGGGCGTCGCGGCGGACGCTTTTTGCAACCCTCGAGGAAATCGATTGA
- a CDS encoding SRPBCC family protein, with translation MLTQAKPIATASREFAVTRTFNAPRDLVWKAWSEADRLAQWWGPKGGKLDVAKLEFRPGGVFHYSMLMPDGATTWWGRFVYREIVKPERIVFVSSFSDAKGGIARAPFDPTWPLEVHNTLTLSEHDGKTMLELHGAPVNPSAEERVSFEGLFDCMQQGYGGTFDQLDEHLAKT, from the coding sequence ATGCTGACTCAAGCAAAGCCCATCGCCACCGCGTCGCGCGAATTCGCTGTTACGCGCACGTTCAACGCACCGCGCGATCTTGTGTGGAAGGCATGGTCGGAGGCGGATCGCCTTGCGCAATGGTGGGGGCCGAAAGGCGGCAAACTCGACGTTGCGAAACTCGAGTTTCGGCCGGGCGGGGTGTTTCACTACAGCATGCTGATGCCGGACGGCGCGACCACATGGTGGGGCCGTTTCGTCTATCGCGAAATCGTCAAACCCGAGCGCATCGTGTTCGTCAGTTCGTTCTCGGACGCGAAGGGCGGAATTGCGCGCGCGCCGTTCGACCCGACTTGGCCACTTGAAGTTCACAACACCCTCACGCTCTCCGAGCATGACGGGAAAACCATGCTGGAGTTACACGGCGCTCCCGTAAATCCGTCCGCGGAGGAGCGCGTGAGCTTCGAGGGTCTGTTCGATTGCATGCAGCAGGGTTACGGCGGCACCTTCGACCAGCTCGACGAACATCTGGCGAAGACCTGA
- a CDS encoding multidrug effflux MFS transporter has protein sequence MSSSFMSSSFAKNAIVLGLLSAIGPFAIDMYLPALPAIASDLQASTAATQMTLMAFFVAFGVCQIVYGPVSDMVGRKPPLYFGIVVFALGSIGCGLAPSIAWLIFFRFVQGLGAAAVMVIPRAVIRDLHTGVDATRLMSLVMLVFSVSPILAPLVGSGLIVPFGWRSVFAAVTAASILSFLLVAFVLPETRPPEERVEVSVRSVLDGFGELFRDWRFLGLTFIGGFGMASFFAFLASSSFIYMGHFGLTPTQYGLTFSVNAIGFIGASQFSAYLASRFGITRVVSVAVTCFTVATLALFAVTAAGVDSLIVLVVMLFIANAWLGLVIPSTMVLSLEDHGPIAGMASALGGTLQMITGAVMIVVASAFFDGTAMPMVATIAMCAVAAFILTRLTLRSGKAAPQLAE, from the coding sequence ATGTCTTCAAGTTTTATGTCTTCAAGCTTTGCAAAAAACGCGATCGTGCTCGGTCTGTTGTCCGCGATCGGCCCTTTCGCCATCGATATGTATCTCCCTGCGCTGCCGGCCATCGCGTCGGACCTGCAGGCATCCACCGCAGCCACGCAGATGACGCTGATGGCGTTTTTCGTGGCGTTCGGCGTGTGCCAGATCGTCTACGGGCCGGTCTCGGACATGGTGGGCCGCAAGCCGCCGCTTTATTTCGGGATTGTGGTCTTTGCGCTCGGCAGCATCGGTTGCGGTCTGGCGCCGAGCATCGCATGGCTGATTTTCTTCCGCTTCGTGCAGGGCCTCGGCGCGGCGGCGGTGATGGTGATCCCACGCGCGGTGATCCGCGATCTGCATACCGGCGTCGATGCGACGCGGCTGATGTCGCTGGTGATGCTGGTGTTCAGCGTCTCGCCGATCCTGGCGCCTCTCGTCGGCAGCGGCCTGATCGTTCCGTTCGGCTGGCGCTCGGTGTTCGCCGCTGTCACTGCCGCCTCTATCCTCTCATTCCTGCTGGTCGCTTTCGTGCTGCCCGAAACGCGGCCGCCCGAGGAGCGGGTCGAGGTCAGCGTCCGCAGCGTGCTTGACGGCTTCGGTGAGCTGTTCCGCGACTGGCGCTTCCTTGGATTAACCTTCATCGGCGGCTTCGGCATGGCGAGCTTTTTCGCGTTCCTCGCCAGCTCGTCCTTCATCTATATGGGCCACTTCGGCCTGACGCCGACGCAGTACGGCCTGACATTCTCGGTGAACGCCATCGGCTTCATCGGCGCCTCCCAGTTCAGTGCTTATCTGGCGTCGCGCTTCGGCATCACGCGCGTGGTGTCGGTGGCGGTGACCTGCTTCACAGTTGCGACGCTTGCCCTGTTCGCGGTGACCGCTGCCGGTGTCGACAGCCTCATTGTGCTCGTCGTGATGCTGTTCATCGCCAATGCATGGCTGGGACTCGTGATTCCCTCCACCATGGTGCTGTCGCTGGAGGATCACGGGCCGATTGCCGGCATGGCATCGGCGCTGGGCGGCACGTTGCAGATGATTACGGGTGCTGTGATGATCGTCGTCGCCAGCGCTTTCTTCGACGGCACGGCGATGCCGATGGTGGCGACCATCGCGATGTGCGCGGTTGCGGCCTTCATTCTGACGCGGCTGACGTTGCGCTCGGGCAAGGCCGCGCCGCAACTGGCGGAGTGA
- a CDS encoding MmcQ/YjbR family DNA-binding protein, translating into MATGNDLRRIALSLDGTTEAPHFDRAAFKVARIFVTLAADGRTANIKFTAEEQEFKCMLAPGAFTPVPNAWGKQGWTTVSLAALGVAELRNALEMAWQHAQPKKRK; encoded by the coding sequence ATGGCAACGGGCAACGATCTGCGGCGCATCGCGCTGTCTCTGGACGGTACCACCGAGGCGCCGCATTTCGATCGGGCGGCGTTCAAGGTAGCCCGCATCTTTGTGACGCTCGCTGCCGATGGCCGCACCGCCAATATCAAGTTCACGGCGGAAGAGCAGGAATTCAAATGCATGCTTGCGCCCGGAGCATTCACACCGGTGCCGAATGCCTGGGGCAAGCAGGGATGGACGACAGTAAGTCTAGCGGCGCTGGGCGTCGCTGAACTCAGGAACGCACTGGAAATGGCATGGCAACATGCGCAACCAAAGAAGCGGAAGTAA
- a CDS encoding response regulator codes for MSRVLIADDEESMRLLVARAIAMDGHEIVTAEDGAEALEILNRDNGAFDLLLTDIKMPVMDGIALALAVARDFPRLTVLMMTGFADQRERASGLEAIVHDVITKPFAVADIRTAVADALASRAPD; via the coding sequence ATGTCGCGCGTCCTGATCGCAGACGACGAAGAGTCGATGCGCCTGCTTGTGGCGCGGGCGATCGCCATGGATGGCCATGAGATCGTCACCGCGGAAGACGGCGCCGAGGCGCTGGAGATTCTGAACCGCGACAACGGTGCATTCGATCTTCTGCTCACCGACATAAAAATGCCCGTGATGGACGGCATTGCGCTGGCGCTGGCCGTCGCGCGCGACTTCCCGCGGCTGACGGTCCTCATGATGACGGGCTTCGCCGATCAGCGCGAACGCGCGTCCGGACTGGAAGCGATCGTCCACGACGTCATCACCAAACCATTCGCCGTGGCAGATATCCGCACCGCGGTCGCGGATGCACTGGCCTCGCGCGCCCCCGACTAA
- the ftsE gene encoding cell division ATP-binding protein FtsE: protein MVRFENVGLRYGLGPEVLRDLTFQIPARSFQFLTGPSGAGKTSLLRMLFLSLRPTRGLVNLFGKDVSLLDKDARAELRSRIGIVLQDFRLLDHMTTYENVALPFRVMGRSESSYRKEVIDLLNWVGLGKRMDALPPILSGGEKQRAAIARAVIARPQLLLADEPTGNVDPSLARRLLSLFIQLNKSGTAVIIATHDIALMDQYEARRMVLHESRLHIYD from the coding sequence TTGGTCCGGTTCGAAAATGTCGGTTTGCGTTACGGGCTTGGCCCGGAGGTTCTGCGCGACCTGACCTTCCAGATTCCTGCCCGCTCGTTCCAGTTTCTCACCGGGCCGTCCGGCGCGGGCAAGACGTCGCTGCTGCGCATGCTGTTCCTGTCGCTGAGGCCGACGCGCGGTCTGGTCAATCTGTTCGGCAAGGACGTGTCGCTGCTCGACAAGGATGCGCGCGCCGAATTGCGTTCGCGGATCGGGATTGTGCTGCAGGACTTCCGGCTGCTTGATCACATGACGACCTATGAAAACGTCGCACTGCCGTTCCGGGTGATGGGGCGCAGCGAATCCAGCTATCGCAAGGAGGTCATCGACCTTCTCAACTGGGTCGGGCTCGGCAAGCGGATGGACGCGTTGCCGCCGATCCTGTCGGGCGGTGAGAAGCAGCGCGCCGCGATCGCACGCGCGGTGATCGCCCGTCCGCAACTGCTGCTGGCGGACGAGCCGACCGGCAACGTCGATCCGTCACTGGCGCGGCGGCTGCTCAGCCTTTTCATTCAATTGAACAAATCCGGCACCGCCGTCATCATCGCGACCCACGACATCGCGCTGATGGATCAATACGAGGCGCGGCGCATGGTGCTGCATGAATCGCGGCTGCACATCTATGATTGA
- a CDS encoding YdcF family protein translates to MLAAAGILLFIGLGFVDFLSRVPPAEEKPSRNADGIVVLTGGSSRVSDALELLSVGYGRRLLISGVHPTSGYSDIQRTLPDSQRLLACCVDLDRSAVNTRSNATETRRWATERGFHSLIVVTSNYHMPRAIVELSHSMPDIELVPFAVVGEKWREEPWWTSGAALRLLLSEYAKYLFAQTRVAFGGVGQGGMPEIGAPPSPSKPATASAN, encoded by the coding sequence ATGCTTGCGGCTGCCGGCATCCTTCTGTTTATCGGGCTGGGCTTCGTCGATTTCCTGTCGCGGGTGCCGCCGGCCGAGGAGAAGCCGTCACGCAATGCCGATGGCATCGTGGTGCTCACCGGCGGATCGTCGCGCGTCTCCGATGCGCTGGAATTGCTGTCGGTTGGCTATGGCCGCCGGCTCCTGATTTCCGGCGTGCATCCGACCAGCGGCTACAGCGATATTCAGCGCACATTGCCCGACAGCCAGCGCCTCTTGGCCTGCTGCGTCGATCTGGATCGCTCCGCCGTCAACACCCGCAGCAATGCAACGGAGACGCGGCGCTGGGCGACGGAGCGCGGCTTTCACTCGCTGATCGTGGTGACATCGAACTATCACATGCCGCGTGCGATCGTTGAATTGTCCCACTCGATGCCCGATATCGAACTGGTTCCGTTTGCCGTGGTCGGCGAAAAGTGGCGCGAGGAGCCGTGGTGGACGAGTGGCGCGGCGTTGCGGCTCCTGCTATCGGAATACGCCAAGTATCTTTTTGCGCAGACGCGGGTTGCTTTCGGCGGCGTAGGGCAGGGCGGCATGCCGGAAATCGGCGCGCCC
- a CDS encoding ArsR/SmtB family transcription factor gives MDPLSTKFAALADPTRRAILARLVLGETSVTELAEPFAMSMPAVSKHLKVLEHAGLVTRGRAAQWRPCKIEPAALKEVDDWLESYRRFWEAGLDRLEEYLGGLQAKETSDASKPGKPKHRKTTKRASPRK, from the coding sequence ATGGACCCGCTCAGCACCAAGTTCGCAGCCCTTGCCGACCCCACCCGCCGCGCCATCCTCGCGCGGCTGGTGCTGGGCGAAACATCGGTGACGGAACTCGCCGAGCCTTTCGCCATGAGCATGCCGGCGGTGTCGAAGCATCTGAAAGTGCTGGAACATGCCGGTCTGGTGACGCGCGGCCGCGCGGCGCAGTGGCGTCCGTGCAAGATCGAACCCGCGGCGCTGAAGGAAGTTGACGACTGGCTCGAGAGCTATCGCCGCTTCTGGGAAGCAGGGCTGGATCGCCTTGAGGAATATCTCGGCGGGCTGCAGGCGAAGGAAACAAGCGACGCCAGCAAGCCCGGGAAGCCCAAGCACCGGAAGACGACAAAACGGGCATCGCCCCGAAAATAG
- a CDS encoding zinc-ribbon domain-containing protein: MHIVCPNCTTSYAIDPANFSEAGRRVRCARCQEVWLAVPQELASTAAMSRNDMDDTRPQDGFGPQNDAAGDWREDNAPHVESPSISAGWPEPEATQPAAEADGNWTALARQEAMTEAAPAKSSRFKKLGASVAPFLKSANWAKALPGVLTLPTVCVALGAMVFGLTAWRTDVVRVLPQTAAFFKMIGMGVNLRGLAFEDLKISTETVNNKPVLLIEGAIVDVTRKSVEIPRLRFIVRDAKGAEIYAWNAVLEQPVLNPGEKAWFKTRLASPPAEGREIAVRFFHKLDIASGGT, encoded by the coding sequence ATGCATATCGTTTGTCCCAATTGTACGACATCCTACGCGATCGATCCGGCCAATTTCAGCGAGGCCGGACGCCGGGTCCGGTGCGCCCGTTGTCAGGAAGTCTGGCTCGCGGTGCCGCAGGAACTCGCGTCCACCGCTGCCATGTCGCGGAACGACATGGACGATACCCGTCCGCAGGACGGTTTTGGACCGCAAAACGATGCGGCAGGCGACTGGCGCGAGGACAATGCGCCGCACGTCGAGAGCCCGTCGATTTCCGCCGGATGGCCCGAACCTGAGGCCACGCAACCGGCTGCCGAAGCAGACGGGAACTGGACCGCACTGGCCCGGCAGGAGGCGATGACCGAGGCCGCTCCGGCCAAATCGTCCCGGTTCAAAAAACTTGGCGCCTCCGTCGCGCCCTTCCTGAAATCGGCGAACTGGGCCAAGGCCCTGCCCGGCGTTCTGACCCTGCCGACCGTCTGCGTAGCGCTCGGCGCGATGGTGTTCGGCCTGACCGCTTGGCGCACCGACGTGGTGCGGGTACTGCCGCAGACTGCGGCGTTCTTCAAGATGATCGGCATGGGCGTGAACCTGCGCGGCCTCGCCTTTGAGGATCTCAAGATCAGCACCGAGACAGTGAACAACAAGCCGGTCCTGCTGATCGAAGGTGCGATCGTCGATGTCACGCGCAAGTCCGTCGAGATTCCCCGGCTGCGATTCATCGTGCGCGACGCCAAGGGTGCGGAAATCTACGCCTGGAATGCCGTGCTGGAGCAGCCGGTGCTCAACCCCGGCGAGAAGGCCTGGTTCAAGACGCGGCTGGCCTCCCCGCCGGCGGAAGGCCGCGAAATTGCCGTGAGGTTCTTCCACAAGCTGGACATTGCGTCCGGAGGAACCTGA
- the soxR gene encoding redox-sensitive transcriptional activator SoxR: protein MTNKDHHGKPPAGIARELTVGEVAQRSGVAISTLHFYESKGLIASRRNQGNQRRYPRAVLRQVAIIKVAQSTGVPLAAIRDALTSLPKGRPPTARDWARLSASWRADLDERIAKLTRLRDQLGDCIGCGCLSLKTCPLRNPSDQLSKQGSGARLLDPS from the coding sequence ATGACGAACAAGGATCACCACGGCAAACCACCCGCCGGGATTGCCCGCGAATTGACTGTCGGCGAGGTTGCCCAACGTTCCGGCGTCGCCATTTCCACTCTCCATTTTTACGAGTCCAAGGGACTCATCGCGAGCCGCCGCAACCAAGGCAACCAGCGCCGCTATCCGCGAGCCGTGTTGCGCCAGGTCGCCATTATCAAGGTGGCGCAAAGCACCGGCGTTCCACTTGCCGCGATCCGCGATGCCCTGACGTCGTTACCCAAGGGACGTCCGCCGACAGCGAGGGACTGGGCGAGACTTTCCGCCAGCTGGCGCGCCGATCTGGATGAACGCATCGCCAAGCTGACCCGTCTTCGTGACCAGCTCGGCGATTGCATCGGATGCGGATGCCTCTCACTCAAAACCTGCCCGTTGCGTAATCCTTCGGATCAGCTCTCAAAGCAGGGTTCCGGAGCAAGACTGCTCGACCCGTCCTAG
- a CDS encoding VOC family protein, which translates to MTDQMPPLPPLVPHLVVRGASEAVEFYKKGLGATEVMRMPAEDGKRLMHAHLIINGAVVFLMDDFPEYRGTTDHGDGKTIPPDELGGSSFLLHLEVPNCDEAVKRAVDAGAKVIVQPWDAFWGARYAEVRDPFGHGWSFGHPLATGCTA; encoded by the coding sequence ATGACCGATCAAATGCCGCCGCTGCCGCCGCTTGTTCCGCATCTCGTGGTCAGGGGTGCGAGCGAGGCCGTTGAGTTTTACAAGAAGGGACTCGGCGCCACCGAAGTGATGCGGATGCCCGCCGAGGACGGTAAGCGCCTGATGCATGCGCACCTCATCATCAACGGTGCGGTTGTGTTCTTGATGGATGACTTTCCCGAGTACCGCGGCACGACCGATCACGGCGACGGCAAAACCATTCCGCCCGACGAACTCGGCGGCTCCAGCTTCCTGCTGCATCTCGAAGTGCCGAACTGCGACGAGGCCGTGAAGCGTGCCGTGGATGCAGGCGCGAAAGTCATCGTGCAGCCATGGGATGCGTTCTGGGGCGCGCGTTACGCCGAAGTGCGCGATCCGTTCGGTCATGGCTGGAGTTTCGGTCATCCGCTGGCCACCGGCTGCACGGCCTGA
- a CDS encoding SRPBCC family protein has translation MTTLIYIAIVLAVLIAIVLIVAAMRPDIFRVQRSIDINAPAEKIFPLINDYRHWGSWSPYEKLDPAMQRTFSGAPNGKGSVYEWNGNKNVGRGRMEILDATPSSKIVIKLDFFSPFEAHNTAEFTMQPKGNATNVTWAMQGPVPYMMKIMHMFMNMDRMCGDQFQQGLSSMKAVAEK, from the coding sequence ATGACTACCCTGATATACATTGCCATCGTTCTCGCGGTTCTGATCGCAATCGTTCTCATCGTCGCTGCGATGCGGCCGGATATCTTCCGCGTGCAGCGGTCCATCGACATCAACGCGCCCGCGGAGAAGATTTTCCCGCTGATCAACGACTACAGGCATTGGGGCTCGTGGTCGCCTTACGAGAAGCTCGACCCGGCCATGCAGCGGACGTTCAGTGGTGCGCCGAACGGCAAGGGTTCGGTGTATGAGTGGAACGGCAACAAGAATGTCGGCCGCGGCCGCATGGAGATCCTGGACGCGACGCCTTCGTCCAAAATCGTCATCAAGCTGGATTTCTTCAGCCCGTTCGAAGCGCACAATACCGCCGAGTTCACCATGCAGCCTAAGGGCAACGCGACCAACGTGACCTGGGCGATGCAGGGTCCCGTGCCTTACATGATGAAGATCATGCACATGTTCATGAATATGGATCGCATGTGCGGCGACCAGTTTCAGCAGGGATTGAGCAGCATGAAGGCCGTCGCCGAAAAGTAG
- a CDS encoding antibiotic biosynthesis monooxygenase family protein yields MSGTIHHDRTQPSGNEPRPFVLINSFTPKPGKLDELAALLEAARDSFSDKISGFHGGRIYRDVDGSSALLIGVFETEDHYESWITTDLFASYRAQILPLIESMGQSRIEAGNARKTAHRRTPERSRDDMDACAS; encoded by the coding sequence ATGAGCGGAACCATTCATCACGATCGGACACAGCCGTCGGGCAATGAGCCGCGGCCGTTTGTCCTGATCAACAGCTTCACGCCCAAGCCGGGCAAGCTCGACGAACTCGCTGCTCTGCTTGAGGCCGCCCGGGATTCGTTCTCGGACAAGATCTCGGGGTTTCACGGTGGCCGGATCTATCGCGACGTCGATGGAAGCTCAGCCCTGCTGATCGGCGTGTTCGAGACCGAAGATCACTACGAAAGCTGGATCACGACCGATCTGTTCGCCAGTTACCGGGCGCAAATACTGCCGCTGATCGAAAGCATGGGGCAGTCACGCATAGAGGCAGGCAATGCTCGCAAGACTGCACACCGCAGGACGCCAGAACGCTCGCGGGACGATATGGATGCCTGTGCGTCTTAA